Genomic segment of Arachis hypogaea cultivar Tifrunner chromosome 16, arahy.Tifrunner.gnm2.J5K5, whole genome shotgun sequence:
atttaaaatcattaaaaccttggctttccgatttgagtaataaaataggatctaagccaaaccgagtcacgtaatcatttacttctttcaaagccgtttcctttacttaggcaaaaccagcttcaacccccatgataaattctaaagcgtttcaactgttcaaaattgttttagtcttgcaaaagttcagagttcaaagagtacttaaaacctttctcaaaacatttcaaaataaaacttgtcaatagacattcaggttctttcaaagtcgttgaaacttctttaattgaaacccccaagtcaaattcaaaggcttaaacccttttcgcattcaaacagctttaaaacacaagttttatctaaataactttctcttgaaagagatacaatgcctttcttaagaagcaagactaaatcacaatttcctctttactaactcatttcgaaagcatgaatcatccttttcttgataattcaaataaaatagcagaagtctttaactcatcattttccagacaacatttcaataaagactcggattttatagaaatttcggcagcacctcccctaaaacttggacttttgccacccggttcgggtcccaactaaaccgtttctcattccttttcaacagctcaaaaccagaaatcaattcaaaagcaagctaaatccaacagtcgcttcaatggcatacctcaaggaaaccatttcaaaaatcaactcaatatcaaccgatttaactcatttataaagctttaaagaatcggttcagcaataaatcatttatcaaaaccagagcaattaaagcaacccaggctggatttcaagagcattctatttttcacatcatcaaaataattgactcaattcaaaccaatcctcaacggattaaactcatttcaaatatttaaagaatcaacttcaaacattacatttcacaagccacacaacaattcagccaagccaacatccataatcgttcgagtcaatcaaataatacataaggcagatacaatcactaattacaccatatctcacatcagtatccatatgtaataattccaataataaactgtagttttcggaaagcgcccctacctcaaaacgcaaattccataactcaaacgcgtcacagagtcctttccgcctcaacccgaaatcaacaatcaaaatcccggTTCCGCGTGTCTTTCTAAATAGTAGAAACAGCCTCAACGCCACAAGTAAACTCGGGTTCTAACTCCTAGAACCATCAACATCACAATTACTTTATTACACGGAACAGAACACTAACGCAGAGCTCTCGAAACAGGAATACTTACTGAAACTAAGAAAGAACGGCTGAACTGAACCGCAATGCCCTCTGAATCGGTTGGGCGGTAGCCCTGGGAGTCAGCCCCAAGCAGCAGCGGCGATCTGAACCACACGCAGCGACGATGAAGTTCCAGGAAACTCAACAGAAGGGAAACTCAACTTAAAAGCCTTACCGGCAATGGAGCTCGGTGGCGGCAGCGGCGTTCCCGGCGGTTGAGGCtcggccagaagctccggcgaCACAGCAGCAGTGATGTTTTCCGGCGGCAGAGGCTTACTGGCGCACCCCATGAGCGGCGATAAGGTTCTCAACAACAGCTGGGCTTCACGGCGGCAGAGTAAGCACAACTGGCAACGACGCGGCTGGAGGTCACGGCGCGTACGGCGGCAACGCGGAAGGACTCCGATGCAGTGGTTGGACCTCAGCTCGGCCTCAGATCCGTTCTCTCCTTCGCGCATCTCCCTTTCTCTCAGCCTGGCTCGGCGACTCGCGGATGGACCGAATGATGGCGGCACGGTGACGGTGGCGCGACGGCGAGACGTGGGTCGACGGCAGGGCGCGGCGGCACGTTCTGTTCTCTCTTCCCTTGCGTGACAGTCCTCAAGGCGTGGCACGGCGGCGCGGCAAGATGGGACGGCAGCACTGAGCAGGACGACGGCGCGATGGCGGCGGTGAGACTAGCATGCTAGCGCGAGTCTTCCCCTCCTTCTCCCTTTCCGCGGCCCCTTCCCCTTACccccattcttctttctttttttcgttctttcagagagaaaggaagctttgtgTGTGTGTGCTGCCGCTGCTGGGTGTTTGGGGGGAAGGTTCGGTGGCTGTTAGGATTAGAGATTAGGGTTTCATGTTTTTGAAACTTAGGGTTAATGGTATTTTGGTaaattcacataaaattgggaataatataataattaaaacccaaattaaatccaatactaattatatatagaaaatattatttgctcatcaatttcacaaattattttcgataaaatgtccaaatccaaaatttagaaataatataattaatttctctattttccaaaatagcaatatcaatatattaaaatattgattatttagtccatatcatataaaatccttattatttcataactatcaactttataatgcaAATATAGGAAATAACCCAATAATTATAAGATTGGATAATAAatcctaattattttaaattcaattaatcaaaacttgctctaaatttctttaataaagaaatttctgaaattaaagctgtGGAAgtactgaatttgaaattagctaataatagccctttttcaaaagttctgggtcttacagatGAAATACTATATGAGAGGAGAAAAGCTTTGAAAAATCAAGatattttactatgtcttttttttatatcaagattgtattctcttattatttttatttttattaataatattaatagttttattttggaattacttattaaatatttcataaaaccACCATGTGCTTTTGCTAGGACTAAACATGACTGATGACGAATTGAAAAACTTCTGCcttattgagattgagaagataCTCAACAGCAATGCGAGATCTTTAAGAGACTATCAATCAATACCATATCTTGAGATGTCTGATGTTTgcctttttcaaaataagctaATAGAGGAGGAGTTAGCATATGACACAAATGATTTGACTCATACAAACTTATATACGGAACAAAAGATGACTCATGAGCAAAGGTTAGTATTCGATGAGATACTCAATGCTGTTATTACAGATTCTGGTGGTTTTACTTCCTTTATGGGCATGGTGGGTGTGGTAAGACATTTATTTGGAATGGACTTTCTTCTGCTATTCGGTCTAGAGGAAAGATTATTTTAAATGTCACATCCAGTGGAATTGCATCTTTATTCCTACCTGGTGGCAGAACGGCTCATTCTAGATTTTCAATACCATTACAATTAATGATGAATCTACTTGCAATATCAAGCATGACAGTTTGAAGGCTGAGCTGCTCATCCAAAGTAGCTTAATAATTTGGGATGAAACTCCAATGCTCAATAAAATGTGCtttgaagcacttgatcggaCACTCAGAGATCTTATGTCAGTTACCGACAACATAAGACACATCAACCATTTGATAGTAAGGTTGTTgttctaggaggtgatttcagacagatacttTCGGTGATTCCGAAAGGGAGTAGACACGATATATTGACATAAGCTATTAACTCATCCCATATATGGTCGttttgtaaggttctgaaactgcatacgaatatgagacttctaatgtcttcttcagatcaagatgaaggtgaaatgaagagatttgctaattggatacttgatgttggaaatggaaatattggttctattgttggtgatgaatcaaaaattgaaattccagatgaTCTATTGATTGCAACTACTGATGACCCTCTCTTTCATTTAgtagactttgcatatccaaatttgttgcaaaacatgtcagattacagGTATTTTCAGAGTAGGACAATTCATGCACCCACGCTTGAGAGTGGCGAGAAGGTAAACGATGGGatggaaaaggagtatttgagttttgacacaacatgtcaagctgatgagaatgaagatgtacaacaagagtggttcacactagagttcctaaatgacatcaaatgttcgggactacccaatcacaagttgactttgaagccagGAGTCGCTGTAATGCTACTACGAAACATATACTAGACTTCAGGTTTATGCAACGGGACAGGATTAATAGTTAATGAACTTGGCAGCAACGTAATTGGAGTGACGGTAGTGACCggtagaaatattggagataaagtgtacattccaagaaCGAACTTGATCCCTTCAAATTCAGggttgccatttaagtttcaacggagacaattttcattaacagtatgctttgcaatgaccattaacaagagttagggtcaatcattatcacatgtaggactttacttgtcaaaatcagtgttcacccatggacaactttatgttgctttgtcaagagttaagagtcgcgCGTGGCCTCAGGGTTTTAATTCTAGACGAAGACGGCAATCtgaagtcatcaacaacaaatgtcgtgttcaaagaagtttttaataatatttaggtaagaataatattattttcattttaatagcatgttatgatttacacttttgtataaatatttactatagatataacaaatttatctataactctGTTTTCAGATTTGAGATGAAATGCGtaacaaggagcacaacatcatatgccaattgcttttctaatgaagttagtaagatactaggttgtcgataaatttttattagccttttgatataaaatttagtgtaaaattgacatgctattattatagttatatatgttcttatttttttcatgtctccctctttatggttcaagaatattatagacTTTAAACTCTTCTATTTgctttttactttgaataaagataaaacaacatattcagtacgtttattatataataacGATGATCGTGTTATACTAAactcaaaaaatttataattataaaatattatttttaatttaacatgtcaaatttaaatataatcccgtgcatcgcacgggtttaaTACAAGTAATTcatataaatcaataaaaaatcaattccttttaaattttctgattttctcattttttttaatttgacaaaggAATAAGCAAAACTTTGAAAACGTGGTAAAAGGTTCTAGCTGGCAAGCCACACTTTTGAAGCGTGGTTGTATGTTTCTTATTGGCACGCTTTCGAAGCGTAGCCAAAACCAATTCACACGTTCCTAAAAGCATGTCAACAAAAAAGCATGCTAATAGATTGAGAAAAACGTGGCAGTAGAGCGTGCTGTAACTCAAAAAGCGTACTGAAAATTATTGTTACGCTTGTTCCAACTTTTTGCCACACTTAAAAGCGTAGCAAAAGCCTAGTTATCTTGTAGTGCATTCACAAGAAAAACTACATTTCAATCAATTATATAGAGCATTTGAAGCACAAAAGTTAGTCATCAGAGAAACATAATGATGCTTGGTTTTAAATTTTctgattttctcatttttttttaatttgacaaaggAATAAGCAAAACTTTGAAAACGTGGTAAAAGGTTCTAGCTGGCAAGCCACACTTTTGAAGCGTGGTTGTATGTTTCTTATTGGCACGCTTTCGAAGCGTAGCCAAAACCAATTCACACGTTCCTAAAAGCATGTCAACAAAAAAGCATGCTAATAGATTGAGAAAAACGTGGCAGTAGAGCGTGATGTAACTCAAAAAGCGTACTGAAAATTATTGTTACGCTTGTTTCAACTTTTTGCCACACTTAAAAGCGTAGCAAAAGCCTAGTTATCTTGTAGTGCATTCACAAGAAAAACTACATTTCAATCAATTATATAGAGCATTTGAAGCACAAAAGTTAGTCATCAGAGAAACATAATGATGCTTGGTTTCATGCATATCACAAACCAAGCAATCAAAGTTCCAAAAAGAtgataaaaggaaaaataattacACACGATGTAGCACTTCTAGAGATTTTTCCTATAATAGAACAAGCAATGAAgattgaatttttataataatgGAGGGAACAGAAAATCAGCCACTAATAAGTGGCGACAGTTACAGTAACCCTTTAACCGCTAGAAATGATAATGAGCGGTGACGGCTCAAAGTAACCGTAGCAAACAAAGCGACACCATTCCCTTGAAATGCGAAGCACCTTCCTTCTCCTGAGCAAGCACTTCTTGCCATGTTCCCTAGCTCCATTGCTcttttcctcttcctccttcccCTCTTCACTACTCATTATGCACATCTCTACAGCTTCAACCACTCTCTTTTCATCATCACTTCAGCTTTCTCTTCATCACCGGAACACCAATAAAGACcatattttctacaagattttaaaataatgttcatcaaattataaaaacattcacctaataataaaaaaagcacTGCCTCCATGAAGCATTAATTTCTTTCAACCATTTATTATAGTACTTTGCAATTGATGTATGTAGTAATAGCGGAAGAACATTAGATGAAGGGAAACAACTTCACTCTGCATTTCACTCTTTCTTGGACAGTTCCATTTCCATGATATCTTGGATCAGAAGATTCACGTTTTTGTGTGAAGAACCTCCTCCTTCCACAGCACTCTTAGCCATCTCCGCAAGCTCTTTTgcccttcttcttctctcttcagtCTCCTTGTTCTCTTCCATTAAATCTTTTATGGCATTcttcacttcttccttcttcaccAAAACCCCTGTTTCCTCTTCACCCCAATTCACAGGACTCTCCACTCCAACACTGACACCAACTCTCAATATTTCCACAACAAACATCTGATTGAAGAATTGATCGCCGAACAATGGCCATGTTAGCATTGGCACCCCGTCACATATTGCTTCTAAGGTCGAATTCCAACCACAGTGTGTTAAAAACCCTCCCACTGAAGGGTGCGACAGTATTAGTACCTGTGGAGCCCAACCTCTGATCAAGAGGCCACGACCATTAATTCTATGGTCAAAACCCGATTGCTTAATCCATTCATTCAGTTCTTCTGATTGGTTCCTTTCCCTGATGGCCCAAATGAATGGCCTATTAGATTCTTCCAAGGCCATAGCAAGCTCTATGAACTGCAAGGGAGTTAAATTGCACATGCTTCCAAGGCAGACATAAATAACAGAATTTGTTTCTTGCGAATCAAGCCACTTCATGAAACGTTCCTCGTCGATAGAGGCCCTGTTTCCTCTCCAAGCCTTGTCCGAGTGATCCTTGTTCCTAAGCGAAACCGGTCCAATGCACCACACTTTTCCGTTTTTCGCCTTCTTGAAGTCCCTTGCATAAGGTGGCTCCAACTCCTCGAAAGAATTTACCACCGTTCCATAGGCCGCCATTTCAGCCACTCCCATTTTATCAACAAACTCTTGCCACTTCCAATTCGTCGTAGCTCCCGGAAGCTGAGCTTTGGTGACCATAATTTTGTGAGGGATTCCAGGTATGGGAAAGTACTCTGAATCCTTGGCTACGCTATCTAGAATGTTAGAGGTTAGAACATTTATGTTCCACGATAAACAGAAGCAACTAACCCCGTAGAAAGAGATTCTTGGGACGTTGAATTTGGCGGCTATGTGTGAAGTATATGGCAAACCTACATCAGAGATTATGCAGTTTGGTTTTGGTGTCAATTCCTCGAACAGCTTCTCTGCTGGTTCTTGAAGTAGGTCACTTGCAGCACTGAAGAAGCTATAGGCCATGGCCATTGAAGGAAGCATGTCGAAATTCTCACAGCCTTGTGGAAATCCAGCTTTTTCCGATGGGAACTCGATCTGTTCCAAGCGGAGATTGAGGCCGGAATCCGAAGCCCAAGAGAATGTTTGCGAGACGCGAGAAGCGTTGTGAGGGGTTGTTACGACGGTTACAACAACGTTGTCTTGGTGTGATAATACTGTGGCTATGTCTATCATTGGGAGCATATGGCCTGGGGACATGAGTGGGAACACCACAAAGTGAAGCTGCTGCTTATGTGTTTGGGATGCCATTTTTTGTGTGGTTGGACACTGGAAACTATGGAAGGAAATTGATGATTGTTCCACCTTATAATGTTTCCAGAAAGCAAGATGGTAGTGGGTGAAGACTAAAAAAAGAAGCAACTCATCCGATTGAAGACTGAAGCAGCTTCCTAGCTGTTTCGGACGTCaacaacttttatttttaaatcaatactAGTGTGAAGACCCGTGCATTTGCACggaattttattttggttaacaTGTTAAAAAATGAAAtgatttaacattcttaaaagaagaaaaaattaatttaatagttcACAATTATTTACAGAAATTATTTAtggcataaaataaaaaataacataaactaaCTAACAAGTTTCACCTACTATACATATTATGTGTTCTAGAGGATAGAAAACTaaagttttaaaatattatatacatcctaaaaataaactaaaatattgagaattcacttaaataattacttttttgttacagaaatttaaattaaatgatcTTTTTTCTTTCGAAATCATCTTAAAAACACATGAATATGCAGCATTAAGTTTATACATTTTCATAAAATCTTTCTATTTATGACCAATTTTGTATTCTGAGTTCCTGCTTCTACTTTTTAGCACATTCATTGCAAAATTTTTAGTAATATCTAAGTCCTTAACAACAAACTTCTAATATTCTGATCTTCCAGTATTAAGTAGTAACCTAGCAAAGCGATATGGGATATgctgtgtaaaaaaaaaaaagtaacaattagtccataaaaaataaagtaaccaataaacatgaaaatataattatacaaaCTTACAAATTGATCAGTTTTGACATCATACTTAGTCAAGGTCTTGTCATGATATAGAACAACATATCTGTTTATTTTAATgttaatttatagaaaaaatatcaTGAAACTAAATATTACAACAATGAAAAATGTAAGATGATGCTATACAAAATATTCTAAAATGCAAATTAACTATTCTACTCAATACAGTTTGAATGTAACAAACCTAACCACTAATTAATTTACATTAAGAGATACAAATTCAAGAACACATGTAAACTAATGTAATATTAAATCAGAAAAGAATAAAAcaataatatgaaaataaaaattaagcatAAAACATGTAatgctaaaaaatttaaaagaaactaatatgaaaatatttaaaacatatGATAATACCTGACGTTAATAAATTTTGTGTTAGACCACCAGCATCTCGATCAACATCTATATcatttaacatttaaaaaataaaaagaacattcaaataaagaaagaaagaagatagtATTAaggaaaattataaaaacaaaaaaaaagaaaagaaaaaaaacccatATATAAAAAAGATCATAATAATAACAAGAAATATAATAAGTGAAAAAGAAGGACAAGCTACAATATTTAACCATTAGAGGAAAAAAATAACCTATAGTATTTGTGGATGTAGTGCTAGGTAATGAAAAAACAACATTTCCTACAAAATATCACAAACAATGAGCACAATACAATATTTACTATATCTAACATTTGGTTGAGAAATACATGAAAAGAAAAATTACCCGGACCATGTGAATGTTGAGATCTTTGACTTCGTTTTCTTTTTAAACATTCCTTTCTATATAACCTTGCTGAAGCACATAACTTAAACATTTAAACTTGATTTGTCTCACAAAACAATAGAAGATAAATATACCAATATGTAGCAAAGAATATTCAACATGATACTTGAGTCATTTTGTTTATTAAAGAATATCAACCAATCACTTCAACAAACAAAATTACACACATATATAGAGACAcacacatatatagatatatcTATGAAGTAAACCTACAATAGGAATGAGAGAAAAAATCTAAAACCCAGATATCTAATATGTATCTGAgcatagtttaaaaaaaatatgtaaaaaaaccTGACTCCTAAAATACAACATCAAAGCTATACCCAATAACACAATATACCTAGTACATAGCTAGATAAAAGAATAACATATAACTCATAATTTTTTGTTTCACACTCACAGTAATCTTATATGTTTTACCCTTTAATATGGAtcctgttattattattattattattattattattattattattattattattattattattattatcttctagatatgagtttaaaaaaatatcttgctaggatactcaaataattataaaacaatcattaatgaaattaaaaatacacACTACATGAATAAATAGAAAAGCTGCTGGATTTCATTTACTCTTGTACTTTCACACaaacatacatatacataaacaTCATagctagaaattaaaaaaaaaaaaaaaggctagaATCCGTAACCTTACCATatcacatcatttatacaagatatTGTGTACAATTCCTGGCAAAGTAGAAACAAACAAAAGGAAACTATCAAACCATGCTAGTCTTTGGACACAACTCAAAAAAATAGATGGGACAGAGAGACAGCATCTTCATACTCATTTGTAACATTGGATTCAGTGCCTATGGCTTAACTATTTCTTAAATTAGTAGGCTATTTTATAATAACACCAGCAGCTCCATTAAAACATCTTAAGAATCACGGTTTTTGAAAACCTTGGAAGCCGGGGCAAGCTCCTCGTCAGCAACTTCATCAAAAGCTTTCTTCAGATTTTTCTTAACCTTTGAACCCCTAGGAAGATTCTCAGCAGTCTCTTTCTTGATCACATGAACAGGGGATCCATCAAGAACAGCAGAAAGTACTTCCTGCCATGCAAAAGAatggaataattaaataaatgtatACAGGAGAGAATATGCAACCATATAAAGAGGCACATCATCCTAATTTTCCAgcccaaaaaaaattatagtcaTCCCTAATTCGTGAAACACAGCAGATAATTTAACTAACCAACACATTCATAATTTAAATCTCTCCAAAATAAACAAATTACTGTAGTTTCAGTGGGAGGAGAATTCAAGAAGACCTCAATTTCGAGGTTGCACTCCCCATCAATAGGTATACTATCATCAACAGTTTTGcctttctctttcataatatcaACTTCGTTGCTTATATCATCCAATCCAGGAACTCCAGCATCCTTTTCACCAAAGAAATCAATAAAAGGTCCGCAGTTTGTCTTCACATCGAAACAATTCCCATCACAAGCCTAGCACCTCACACGAATCCTTCTTGCCAACAATATATTAATGGTCACTTGAAAGGATCTTTCCCAAAGAACCATCTTAAAGAACatttattaaaaacataaaagaaaatcaaaCGACAAGAAACCAACAAAGAAGCATCAAGGAATAAACTAAAACAACATTATAAAAGAGACACATATCAAATACAGGAGTTTGAAGAGGCAACCTTGACTGGAGTACGCTCATCATCAGCATTATAGTTAGGCAACTCAAACATGGCAATAATAGCAGCATCATCGCAAACTCTTCTTATACGGAAAGTTCCAAAATATTTATCAGCACCAACACTCTTGGCATCTATCTTAAGAAGCAATTTTTTTTCCAGCAATTGTTGGAACATCAACAGGATAACTATCTCCACAAACAACCTATGAAATAATTTGAAGTTTGTGATTCTTAGAAAAATCAAGGACCAAGTGCACactcaaacacaatcaacatATACAATTATACATGATACAAACAAACCCTATCCAATTACTAAATTCAACAACAGGAAAAAAGCATAAACCATACATTTGCATCCTTTTGAACCTCCCCAAACAGATTAGCACatgattttttcaataaataagcAGCCTCACGATCGAACAAGACAAATACACCATGTCCGTTATCATCCTCAACAGCTACTTTGATCCGATATCTGACCATATAACAATTACCCAATAAgcaatttaccaaaaaaaaaaaaacacaaggaAACAACTATAGTTAGAAAAAATGGAACAAAGAGAATGAAACAATAGAAGGACAAAGAAAGAAACGAAAACAGAAGTCAatatcacaaaataaataaataaataaacaaataaacacaACAACCTTAGGAGTCACGTTGGTAATATAATGCTGACAAAAATCACAATAATATGCACCTCCTTGAGGCTGAATTGACTTTCCACAAGCACAAGCTGAATACCACCAAGGTCCTTCATCCACAATAGATCTCACAATACCAAAAACCACAAAAGACCCTTCCtattataacataaaaataaaccttGAGATACAAATGGAAAACATAACTTTGCAttactttttaattaaaagaCAACTAAGTCAAAATTAAGTAAAGACATCGAAAACTTAATAAACCTCATTGTTATCATGGAGTTCCTCAATAGTGCATCTCATAGTAAGCCGCATAAAATCATCTTCCAATGAAACACCCTTGCCCTTATTAGCAATAAACAATGGTTGTGTTCCATTGATACCTTGATCAACTTTACTAATAATCATcacagaagaataaaaaaaaaagggaaagatccaaaaataaaaaatcagaagCAATATGAACCAAACTTAAAACACAAAGAGAATAAAATGAAATCATATTAGCTAAGTTAAAACTATAAATAAGAACACCAATGAACTAAACATATCATTTATTGAGTCTAATaacctatttttaaaattaacaactTCAGCCAAATCAGGATTAAAGAACAGGCGAGTAGCATGCATAACATTTTGGCGACCAACGTGTCCTACAAAACACCCgactgaataaataaaaaatgagaaacaggaaaataaatataaaatagagaGTTCAGAAGAAATTAAGAA
This window contains:
- the LOC112754776 gene encoding UDP-glycosyltransferase 73C1, which encodes MASQTHKQQLHFVVFPLMSPGHMLPMIDIATVLSHQDNVVVTVVTTPHNASRVSQTFSWASDSGLNLRLEQIEFPSEKAGFPQGCENFDMLPSMAMAYSFFSAASDLLQEPAEKLFEELTPKPNCIISDVGLPYTSHIAAKFNVPRISFYGVSCFCLSWNINVLTSNILDSVAKDSEYFPIPGIPHKIMVTKAQLPGATTNWKWQEFVDKMGVAEMAAYGTVVNSFEELEPPYARDFKKAKNGKVWCIGPVSLRNKDHSDKAWRGNRASIDEERFMKWLDSQETNSVIYVCLGSMCNLTPLQFIELAMALEESNRPFIWAIRERNQSEELNEWIKQSGFDHRINGRGLLIRGWAPQVLILSHPSVGGFLTHCGWNSTLEAICDGVPMLTWPLFGDQFFNQMFVVEILRVGVSVGVESPVNWGEEETGVLVKKEEVKNAIKDLMEENKETEERRRRAKELAEMAKSAVEGGGSSHKNVNLLIQDIMEMELSKKE